The DNA window AAGTTGTGACATGCATTTAATACTTTTAAGGGAATCTAATGTGATAGATCACAGTCACCTAATTAAACAGCTCATACGGCAAATactatttgtaatatttttctaAGTAATTGATGAAATGACAGCTACTATAAATCAGAAGAATACTTGAAGACCTCATTTTACCTGCAGTTGAACAGTTTACAAGTTACTCTATGTAGCAAATGGTTGAGGACCATTGCAACTGTAAAGGAATTATTTCTAAGAAAGGAACTGTTTATAAGAAATAtgcaaagttatttttttacttaaacTATGTTTACTTTTGTTTCCTAGTTCCCCCAAGGCAGAAGCAAAATAGGGACCTAAATATTCCACACAGTGTGACCCAACGACATGTGTCACCACATCCACCAGAACTCAAGAACTATCAAGATGAGTACTCTCCCCGAGGGAGGAGGTATTCCCCAGGTTTCCCAACTTCATCTCCATCCCATTCAGATGACCGTTACACTTTGAACTCTGAAAGACAGATGTACCCACGGGAGGACACATTCAGCTGTGACCGCAGGGAAGAGGAGCTGTGGAGGGCAGATTACAGGGAAAGGAATATGCACAGACAACAGTATCTGGACAGTGATCATCGTAGGGAGTATGAAGATGAATATGTTGAAGAGCCACAAACAAGAGCTGTTCTTGAGCCAGGTGATGTGCACAAATATGATTCTGGGGAGGAGATGCCCCATGGCCAGGCTCAGCATGTAGAGTATTACCCAGAAGAGGCTCCTCCATACAGAAGGCCCTACCCAGAAAAAGATCAGCTGAAGGAGTTCTACACTGAGGAAGTCAGGCGTGGGCGAGTTCATTCTGCTAGTAGCGAGTATCAGCCCTTGCAGCCAGTGTATCCAGAAGACAATAAACGCCAATGGTCTCTGGACAGGGAATCTGGTAGGCATGAAAGCAGGAATAGAGCAGGAAGGCAGGGATCGAGTGAACCAGAGGCCAAGAGGAGGAGCTTTCCTGCACTTATGGAGAGTGAGCAGACACATTTTATCAGAGATTATCAGCATAAAACAAGAGAACCATATCAAGAGGAGGCATTTTCCAATGCTAGGCCTAGCAGAACAGGACCGCCTACCTTCCAGAGACCAATGGAAGTTACCAGGTCCACATCTGACATCCCAGAGCCATTCAGGAACTTCCTGAAAGGGACTGCTGATGATGAGGGATAcggtaaaagaaaaagaaagagtcGCTTCTCTGATGCCACTGCAGAGGAGATGGAAACCGCAAACGAGATGTGAGTGATTTAATGTACTTTGTCATTTGTCTGTAACGATTACTGTTCATGAAACTGGCTGGCTgataccttttttaaaaatgcaaatgttttctattatttaaCTGAATGCActgtgttttcatctttatacatcattttatgtttgatttttttctttaggtTCCATGATGACTCTAGACCTCCAAATCCAAAGTTTGGCGGTCGTTCTAGACCAGGTGGTGCACCATTTGAACCTGAAATCCATGGAACACAACATCCTGACCTCTACACAGAATCACAGGTAGTCAATTATAAAATCAGGCTATTTGTTGTGATGAACTAATAACATGTCAGTAATCCATACTTCTGTCTAATTCAGAATGTGTACTCATTTATGCAGTAAAAAGGTTGTAGCGATGTCAAACCTGTTGTTTTTCAGAGCCCACATGATACCGACAGCTACCAAAGAGGACGCTCTGAGCCTGGGGGGGTTTTTGATATGCTGGTAAGATTATGTATTAGAATTTGCAACTCGCATAGCAgtgatgtgtttgtgc is part of the Thunnus albacares chromosome 19, fThuAlb1.1, whole genome shotgun sequence genome and encodes:
- the si:ch211-13c6.2 gene encoding uncharacterized protein si:ch211-13c6.2 isoform X2; translated protein: MADQHAGPRYTCRLCNVTANLPDMVHHVIGRKHRQKYMEVKRPDLVTWDKQSIMTQGGKIIRARAEIIERQDGRGSPLPMKKKGTVGKLNISRVPPRQKQNRDLNIPHSVTQRHVSPHPPELKNYQDEYSPRGRRYSPGFPTSSPSHSDDRYTLNSERQMYPREDTFSCDRREEELWRADYRERNMHRQQYLDSDHRREYEDEYVEEPQTRAVLEPGDVHKYDSGEEMPHGQAQHVEYYPEEAPPYRRPYPEKDQLKEFYTEEVRRGRVHSASSEYQPLQPVYPEDNKRQWSLDRESGRHESRNRAGRQGSSEPEAKRRSFPALMESEQTHFIRDYQHKTREPYQEEAFSNARPSRTGPPTFQRPMEVTRSTSDIPEPFRNFLKGTADDEGYGKRKRKSRFSDATAEEMETANEMFHDDSRPPNPKFGGRSRPGGAPFEPEIHGTQHPDLYTESQSPHDTDSYQRGRSEPGGVFDMLKNIEIENAEEAEFLKNKLCNLLKEFKAKKSEKIVQNSHSRAVISKDYNSLTPDMQLSPQHQYKRTFREDLDIRQSEDLYVEEDHRRRSRKQHEHKPDERHQEYHHPVHGEPRRSNRRRYEEIFGMPEMYQAPHATRSDEPARYPERFQEHMQPRDYRPDAEELFDSHSFTPPLHMERGPRTNRGSQYSNSLDKITSTLLELVARK